GCTCCGGATGGTTCCAGTGAAAAGGGTCGGGTCTTGTGGGACGATGGTGATAGCCTCACGCAGGTCTCGCAAGCCAATAGCACCAGTGTCCACGCCGTCAATAGTAATCCGTCCCTTCTCCGCCTCGAGACCGCGGAAGAGTGCCAATGCCAGAGAGCTCTTTCCAGCTCCGGTGCGACCCACAATGCCGACCTTCTCACCCGGTCGCACTGAGAACGACACCTCACGCAAAACGGGTTCGAGATCAGGGCGATACCGCGTTGTGTACTCAGAGAATTCAACAGCACCCTTGTTCGGCCAGTCCATCGGAGGTCTCGACTCGGCAATGATCGCATCCGCTTCTTGGTCAACGTCAAGATACTCCTTAACTCGCTCGACCGAGTTCATGCTCTGCTGCACCTCAGAGTACAGACGGACGAGCCACAGCACATTTTCAGTAAAGGTGACTGCATATGTCAACGACAAACCAGCCGCACCAGCGTCAATCTTTCCGGTATTAATAAGGACAAAGGCAGCGGAGAAGAACGAAACCAAAGCACCCGCAATGTCCACGCGCAGCGCCAGCCATCTGTTACTCGCCCAGAGGTAAATATGAGGGCGGTTGTAGGAGTTGATGCGGCGGTGGTTGTCGACAATGAAGCGTGGCCCATCACCATAAGCACGGATGGTAACAATGCCGTTCAAAGTTTCGCCAAACTGCTGGTACAGAGGGCTCCGCTGAACCGACTCGAGTCGCTTGAGATCACGAGACGAGTTCAAGTACACGGCACCCAGGGCGACATAGAGCATAGTCACGAAAATACCGGCGATTAGAAAGCCGGGCGTGATCACGGAAATCAGAACCACAATCATCACCACAGCTGCAAGACAGTGTGCCATACCGATTGCCACGGGAGCCACTTCCTGATCGACAGCTTCGACATCCTTGGAGAATCGATTCATGAGCTGGCCTAAGGGCGTGGAGTCGAAAAAACGGAACTTGGCATGCATGACAGCCTTCAAGAGGCGTTTGTGGATCTTGGACGACGCATTCAGGGAGCCCCAGAAGAGGATCGCTTCTCTGACTAGGGCGATAGCCAGGTAGCCAAAACCGAGCAGAAGATAGATTCCGAGATAGTAAGAAACGTTGACTTCATTCGCGCCCTGCACGCCAACAGATTGCTCGCCAAGATGAGGAACACGCGTGATTGTCGTTCGAGGAACGCTCCCAGCATTGAAAGATGGCATCTTAAGGTCGGTCATGGCCGCCAAACGACCTGCGTCATCATTCGGAGTGGAATCTTCATTCTGGTAAGCGTTTGCCCACTCCCGGATCCAGAGGTTAGTCGACACAGATCCAAATTGCTCCAGACAGAAAACCAGCAAGGCAGCAATCCAGAAGTACCAGGGTCCCATCGCGCGAAGGTACATGACAATGGTCGTCCATTTGACACTGCCGACGGCTTTCCTTTCAACAAGGTTGGACTTGGCATCTCCGCCTTGACCCTTATCACCCTGACCAGTGGCATTGCCATTGGCCGTACCATTGGCAGCTGGTGGCTCCTCCTCTCGGTGTCGTTCCAAATCCGAAGGCACGCGGGAAATACGTTGGGAACCGGACCGGGAGGTCGGTCGCGACTTGAGCATCTCTTCACCTAGAGCGCCCGACGCTGCAACCTTATCCGGATGGCCTTGGGACGCGATCTTGCCGTTCTCCAGTACAACGACATGCGATGCTTGCGGGACGGTCAAAGCGACGTTGTGCGTTACCAGAATACATGTGCGTTGCATCATCAACGGACCCGTCAGTGCTTCGCTGAAGATGTGCTTGGCGGTGTGCGAGTCGACGGCACTGAGACAATCGTCCAATAAGAGATGACGGGCTCGGCTGTAGATGGCACGCGCCAAGGAAATTCGCTGCTTCTGGCCTCCAGAAAGACTAATACCCTTTTCTCCAACCAAGGTCTGATCACCCGCATCAAGGATGGCCAGGTCGCGCTCTAACGCACAAGCCTTGATAACCGCATTGTAGCGGCGCTGATCCCATGGCGAAGCAAAAACGATGTTACCCTTGACCGTATCGTTGACCAACCACGCCTCTTGCGCGCAATAAGCCACACTCTCGATGAGTCCAGTTTGCGGGTTGACGGGGAGCTCAGTTCGGTTGGCTGATCCGCCGGGCAAATAGATGGTGCCGTCCACGAGGTTCATCTCACCCAGAAGGGCCATAAGCAAGGACGTCTTACCGGAACCAGTAGCACCTGCGATGATATTGAGTTTCCCAACGTGGAAATCGATGTCCACATTGATCAAGCGGAATGCGTCCGTGTCATTGGCGACGTCACCTTGCGTGCGTCCGttggaagaggcccaagagcaGGTCGCCTTCTCCATGGCAATCTTCGGTTGTTCCCCAGTGACGTTGGTATCGTGAAGCTGAGTAAActtttctgtttcctccTCGTTTAAGTAGTCGTCCACACGATCCAGAGAGACCTTGGACTCTTGGACGTGAGCGACCATATCGGCCAACTGATCTAGCGGCACGCGGAGCAAAGAGAACATTGACAAAGCCGGGAAAGCAATCGAGGGGGTCAAGCGCTTGTGCTCGACAGCCGTGTAGAGCAGGAACGACGTGAACGTGATGAGGATTGGCGTTCCATACCAAACAGTAGCCGCAGTTGACCAAATGATGTAGCGGAAACGGAGGGCCTTGAGCTCTGCGCGACGCTTCTCGTCCACGATATCCTGGAATCGTTGCTCCCAGGCGAAGTATTTGATAATGCGGATGTTTTGAAGGATCTCATTGGTCGCATGAATACGAGCATCAGTGCCAGCGAGAATCTGCTTCTGCACTTTGGTGAATTGCTTGGCGATCAACAGGTTGACTGGTAGCATGAGGACCATAAGCGCAATTCCGGCGAAGGAGCTAAAGCCCATGATCTGGTAGAGCAGAGTGACGGCAATGATGACCTGAACCGGCACACTGGCCCACAGGAAGTGTAGATAAGCACCCACTTCACTGACCTTGAAGGAGTCGATGGCCATCAGGTTAATGATAGTTCCAACGTTAGCCACCTGGTCCGGCTTGTTTTCCTTGTCATCATCCTTGTTGGTGGAGGCGGTTTCGGCGTCGGCGGTGCCGTTagactgctgctgctgctgctgctgctgcttcttaCGGCCGAAAGAGAAGAatttgctcttcttcttatcACTCTTGGCTGGCTCCTGGGGTTTCTTTTGGGCCGAATCTGTGGACGCGCCCGCTTTGCGCCTCAGCGCTTTGGCGTAGATTTCACCAATGATGATCGCACGCAATTTCAATCCTAGTTTACGACCAATCCAGAGAGCCTGTCCATCGGCAATTCCCTGGATGGAGCTCGAGCAGAACAGCAGAATAGCAAAGAGCCAGGCAGCGTTTGGCGTGGTGGACCGAGGGTCTTCGACATACTGCAAGATAGCGCGGAGGAGCACCGTTGGCAAAAATGTGAAGAGGTTTGAGAACACGGTCCACGCGCCCTGGAGCAATAACGTACCGTAAAAATAGCGACCAAGTCTCCACATCAACTTGCCCTTGGGCTGCTTATGACGGAAATCTTCCAGGACAGCCGCGGCCTTCTGCGACGTGGTCAGGTTCCAGATATCGTCGAGCTCCAAAGGCTGGCGGTAACCCTTGTAAATCAGGGGGCTCAGCCACGAGAAGGTGGCCAATGAGAACAAGCTGGCCATCGGGTGTCTCGGGGGTTCCAGACCATCTTCACGCGGGACCCAAACCGGCTTATTTCCTCGACGAGACAGCAGCGTGACGCACAGCAGAACTGAAGACAACGCGAACTCGACCACATTGAACGTCTGGGCTCGTTTCGACATGGGATGGATAATGGCCGATCGGAACACCAGGACGGTGAAAACCCACTGCAAGCCATATAGAACGGCGGTATGGTTCCATATTCTAGGCAGGGAGTCGAGGTCCAGAGTCGACAAGACCAGTCGGACCAGCACAAGGAACAGAATGTATCCCCAAGAGACCAATTTTCCGATCGCAGGGAGCGAACCATGACGACCCCAGCCATCCGTAGACAGCACGACGACGAAGAGAATGGCCTGAGCCACCAGAGCCACAATTTCGAACACAATCAGCGCGATCTGACCACGGGGACGATCAATTTCCACCGACAGCTGTTCATCCTGGGTCGCCTTGGAGAGTATGGGATCCGACTCGTCGGGGTTCTCGTTCTCCACGGCTTGTACAACCTGGCCGTTGGGACTATCGTCATCCACCGCATCGTTGGGTAAAATCTTGTAAGCCGCACGTTGATGGGACACGACCAGTTGGTAGGCGAGACGAAGGAGGATCAGTAGGAGAGAAAGTCCGCAGGCAGTTAATGGTAAAATGAATTGAAGATAGCTATTGCTGCTGttagtacggagtagcgACACTCAGGTCCTCCAGGTGGGTTCAACATACTTGCGCTGGAAACAGCGagaaacatcatcaatgGCCCAAACCGGGCCATGACATTGTAAGGTCATTGCAGACTCAAACAGAATATGGCTCTCATTCGGATTAGACAGAAAGGAATTAATAGGTGTAGTGGTAGCGTCGCGGTTCTTATCGGCGGAGAAAGATTGTCATGGCAATCCTGGCGACTGGAACAAGCCGGAAGGGCGCCGGTTGGCGGATTTCAGGTAGGGAATGAAGGAGGCAAGTCTAAGGAGAGCTGAAGGAGAGGGGaagtagaaaaagaaaagagaagaatagGTGTGAAGAGGTGAAAAGCTGAGAGGGAGAAAGTCACCGCCTGGAAAAACgccaaaagaggaaaagaagaggctGTCGTCCTAACGGAAAAGCTATGACACCATAACACTactactacggagtacgctACGGAGTACCACTAGACTGGCATGGAAATCCGATCTTCGCCGTTATTTAATTAAACGAGTCAGAATATCCGGTCATACTATACTAGAATGTCGCAAACAGCATCCCTGATACGCTTATCGGGCACTCTATGAGGAATAGCTGCAATATCTAGCACTACTATAACTGCTTTAACCATTGGATGCCATTGTATAAAAATCTGCCCCATTGCCACGATCGGCCATTCCTACTCAAAGGGGAAAGGCTGACTGATTCCCTTCGTTATCGTTAtcggccaccaccaccattaCCACCACTCTACCTCTGCCATTactgccaccaccaccacctactctcttctccttctatTCTCTTTCCGCCACCATCGCGAGGGTAGTTCAGTTTAGATTCTCTGTTACACAGAGCAGAGCAGGGCATATCATGGCGGAGCGCATCTTGATGAACGAATACAAATCCCTGGCGCAGGAAGACTGGGTCAACATCGATGTATGTTTATATACAGCACCCTGGTACTCTGTACCTATACTAGATCCTAACTCTGCCAGCTTCAAAATGAAGACATGCTCAATTGGAAAATCGGCCTGATCGTTCTCAATCCCGAATCAATGTATTACGGCGGTTACTTCACGGCTACTATGAAGTTTCCCAGCAACTACCCCTATTCCCCGCCTGGTACGCTCGCTCTTACTCTATCCTCCTCTCTCATGTCTTTGCTAACGATGGCACAATAGAATTCCGCTTCCTCCGCCCCCTCTGCCATCCCAATATTTACTCCAACGGCAAGCTCTGCATCTCCATTCTCCACCCGCCCGGCGAAGACGAAATGTCCGGTGAACTCGCCTCTGAACGATGGTCCCCCGCTCAACGTGTCGAATCCGTATTAATATCCATCCTGTCCTTGCTCGATGACGCAGAAGTATCCTCTCCTGCCAATGTCGATGCTGGCGTCCTACTCCGCAAAGAACCCGAAAAATACAAAGCGATTGTCCGCCGCCAGGTTGAAGAGTCAAAGAAGGATATTCCGGAGGGTTTTGTGATGCCTACACATGAATCTACTATGCGAAAGAATTCCGTGGACAAAGTGGACGATGAGGACTTCTGGGCCGATAGTGATGCGGACGACGACGTGTTTGGGGGGAGTGACTCAGATGAGGACCTTGATCTCGACGGGCAGGAAACGAGTGATGATGAGtgatttcttttctataTTTTATATTCTCCTGTCATTTTTTACGTTTGGCATCTTGGTGGTTATCTGGTGGGTGAGTTTGTTAATTTCCAGCATAGCGCGGGCGCACACGGAGCTTAGGCTACAATATACATATTCTGATCTGTTCAAAGCTTTCTATCTGGATTACATTAGTTTACAATGGAACCAATACATGTTGCATGCCTTGCCATACTGCATCTCATGTTGATGTGCTTGAGAACATCCAATCGCAATAGCATCATTGATATTCTTACACGAACCGCCGATATCACGAACACAAAACGAAAGTCAATCGCAAAAGTACGAATCCTTTAAGCTGCCCAAAAATGTGATGTCCTCGCAGCTACGTCGTATATAAGGTGTCGCGCTCAATTCTTTTCGTACCCCGACAACAGCCAGCAATAAAAAGCACACTCTACTGTTCATATCCAGGACAAGCCGGAACAAATCGCATCACGATGGGCCTCTCCACAAGTAAAGAAGCACCACTGACAGTGCCCACAGTATACAATTATACCACTTTACCGGTCTCTAGCCCTTGGCTGCATTCTGAAATTCGAGGGCGTCTTGGACGCGGAGCGGCTGCGTCACGTATTGCAGCGATTACTCGAACTCGGGGAGTAGAGGAAATTCGGAGCAAAGTTGCGGTTGAGGAGTATATGTTCAATGCTGACCATTTTAAGCCTTTTCATAACGCACCTCGCAGGACAGAAAATTGGAATACCACGTCCCGGAACGGTATGATGCGAAACGCCCAAGGTTCACATACAGTCGTCGAGCACGAGAtgaatatcgaatctcaTCACGAAGCCTATGCATTGCCTACCCGGGGGACGAAGCCGAGCGTCTGTACATACATCATTGAAGCGATTCGACACGCTCTTGGGCGATAACGATGCGCCGAGTATACTCGACGACTGGATCTACTCTGACCGTCCGGCGCTGGATATCTACATTATCGCAAGCGCGACTCTGGAAGGGTGACATGATTGCATGTTTACATGGATGGAACAGCACTCAAAGACCTGTTCAATGGGTGGACGACAGTGCTGCACAGCCGCGAAGACCAAGTTCCCCCGTTCCATGGGTTTAGTGAGGATCCTGCAGCGGCTCTTGGGGTAAATTCGAAGCCGGAAAAGTGGGTTTGCTGGGGTAATGTGGTAAGGGGGATCGGAAGAATGGTGTTCATTCTCAGGACGCTGATTGCGAGATTGTGGATACCGACGTCGGATGTTCGCATTGTTTGCGTACCAGGCTGGTTCGTGTCCCAATTGCGCGAGAAGGCTATGAACGAATTGACCGTGTCCGGTTCCGTGTCCGCAAGTCGCGAcggcaaggaagaaaagtCGTTCATCAGCGAAGGCGACATCCTCCTGGCCTGGAAAGCCAGAACATCAATCGCGCCATAAAACCATCCCCCCCCCACAAACGAATATCCATCCTCAACGCATTGAACATCCGCCCCATCGTCTCAGACATCTTCCCTACGAACGCAGCGTACATGGGTTAACGCGATACTGCTTGCTTTTACTTATCTCCCATTTGACTCCATCGACCACAACCCTCTAAGCACCACGGCTAGCCAAATCCGCCAATCAATGGTTACTCAGCGCACAAGAGAACAAATCGAAGCCTTCGCCGCCGTCGAAGGACGGTCGTTCCAGCAAACCGGCCAACCGCCCATCGTAGGATCACCGAATATGCTAAACTTCGTATGCAGCAACTGGCACCAATCGCGGTACTTCGATGTGGACTTCTCGCCCGCTATTGTGAAGCACGGTCTTCCTGAGGGGAAGAGGGTCAGTCTGGTTGGGAAA
This sequence is a window from Aspergillus chevalieri M1 DNA, chromosome 5, nearly complete sequence. Protein-coding genes within it:
- a CDS encoding putative ubiquitin conjugating enzyme (UbcC) (COG:O;~EggNog:ENOG410PFTE;~InterPro:IPR016135,IPR000608;~PFAM:PF00179), with amino-acid sequence MAERILMNEYKSLAQEDWVNIDLQNEDMLNWKIGLIVLNPESMYYGGYFTATMKFPSNYPYSPPEFRFLRPLCHPNIYSNGKLCISILHPPGEDEMSGELASERWSPAQRVESVLISILSLLDDAEVSSPANVDAGVLLRKEPEKYKAIVRRQVEESKKDIPEGFVMPTHESTMRKNSVDKVDDEDFWADSDADDDVFGGSDSDEDLDLDGQETSDDE
- a CDS encoding uncharacterized protein (COG:S;~EggNog:ENOG410PUZ8), with protein sequence MDGTALKDLFNGWTTVLHSREDQVPPFHGFSEDPAAALGVNSKPEKWVCWGNVVRGIGRMVFILRTLIARLWIPTSDVRIVCVPGWFVSQLREKAMNELTVSGSVSASRDGKEEKSFISEGDILLAWKARTSIAP
- a CDS encoding uncharacterized protein (COG:S;~EggNog:ENOG410PUZ8), which gives rise to MVTQRTREQIEAFAAVEGRSFQQTGQPPIVGSPNMLNFVCSNWHQSRYFDVDFSPAIVKHGLPEGKRVSLVGKPALVVRGLPEIQMPVASITYIMGKDAKGDWWMVWQLQ
- a CDS encoding putative ABC bile acid transporter (COG:Q;~EggNog:ENOG410PHP4;~InterPro:IPR017871,IPR027417,IPR003593,IPR011527, IPR003439,IPR036640;~PFAM:PF00005,PF00664;~TransMembrane:18 (i26-46o110-132i144-163o175-194i206-227o247-266i310-335o355-378i487-509o515-534i594-621o627-646i1024-1048o1117-1141i1186-1207o1213-1233i1298-1320o1326-1347i);~go_component: GO:0016021 - integral component of membrane [Evidence IEA];~go_function: GO:0005524 - ATP binding [Evidence IEA];~go_function: GO:0016887 - ATPase activity [Evidence IEA];~go_function: GO:0042626 - ATPase-coupled transmembrane transporter activity [Evidence IEA];~go_process: GO:0055085 - transmembrane transport [Evidence IEA]); translation: MTLQCHGPVWAIDDVSRCFQRNYLQFILPLTACGLSLLLILLRLAYQLVVSHQRAAYKILPNDAVDDDSPNGQVVQAVENENPDESDPILSKATQDEQLSVEIDRPRGQIALIVFEIVALVAQAILFVVVLSTDGWGRHGSLPAIGKLVSWGYILFLVLVRLVLSTLDLDSLPRIWNHTAVLYGLQWVFTVLVFRSAIIHPMSKRAQTFNVVEFALSSVLLCVTLLSRRGNKPVWVPREDGLEPPRHPMASLFSLATFSWLSPLIYKGYRQPLELDDIWNLTTSQKAAAVLEDFRHKQPKGKLMWRLGRYFYGTLLLQGAWTVFSNLFTFLPTVLLRAILQYVEDPRSTTPNAAWLFAILLFCSSSIQGIADGQALWIGRKLGLKLRAIIIGEIYAKALRRKAGASTDSAQKKPQEPAKSDKKKSKFFSFGRKKQQQQQQQQSNGTADAETASTNKDDDKENKPDQVANVGTIINLMAIDSFKVSEVGAYLHFLWASVPVQVIIAVTLLYQIMGFSSFAGIALMVLMLPVNLLIAKQFTKVQKQILAGTDARIHATNEILQNIRIIKYFAWEQRFQDIVDEKRRAELKALRFRYIIWSTAATVWYGTPILITFTSFLLYTAVEHKRLTPSIAFPALSMFSLLRVPLDQLADMVAHVQESKVSLDRVDDYLNEEETEKFTQLHDTNVTGEQPKIAMEKATCSWASSNGRTQGDVANDTDAFRLINVDIDFHVGKLNIIAGATGSGKTSLLMALLGEMNLVDGTIYLPGGSANRTELPVNPQTGLIESVAYCAQEAWLVNDTVKGNIVFASPWDQRRYNAVIKACALERDLAILDAGDQTLVGEKGISLSGGQKQRISLARAIYSRARHLLLDDCLSAVDSHTAKHIFSEALTGPLMMQRTCILVTHNVALTVPQASHVVVLENGKIASQGHPDKVAASGALGEEMLKSRPTSRSGSQRISRVPSDLERHREEEPPAANGTANGNATGQGDKGQGGDAKSNLVERKAVGSVKWTTIVMYLRAMGPWYFWIAALLVFCLEQFGSVSTNLWIREWANAYQNEDSTPNDDAGRLAAMTDLKMPSFNAGSVPRTTITRVPHLGEQSVGVQGANEVNVSYYLGIYLLLGFGYLAIALVREAILFWGSLNASSKIHKRLLKAVMHAKFRFFDSTPLGQLMNRFSKDVEAVDQEVAPVAIGMAHCLAAVVMIVVLISVITPGFLIAGIFVTMLYVALGAVYLNSSRDLKRLESVQRSPLYQQFGETLNGIVTIRAYGDGPRFIVDNHRRINSYNRPHIYLWASNRWLALRVDIAGALVSFFSAAFVLINTGKIDAGAAGLSLTYAVTFTENVLWLVRLYSEVQQSMNSVERVKEYLDVDQEADAIIAESRPPMDWPNKGAVEFSEYTTRYRPDLEPVLREVSFSVRPGEKVGIVGRTGAGKSSLALALFRGLEAEKGRITIDGVDTGAIGLRDLREAITIVPQDPTLFTGTIRSNLDPFGLFTDEQVFTALRRVHLIGSGTSGSVTPLTTQTASTASSTVAPSNGPQETGTAENKNIFYNLESPVSESGSNLSQGQRQLLCLARALLKNSRVLMMDEATASIDYNTDAKIQETLRELRNSTIITIAHRLQTIIDYDKVLVLDHGKVIEYDHPWTLITKEDGLFQSMCQNSGNMDSLVEGAKRAWEQKRLVDDS